The window CCTTGCGCACCCGGCCGGTCGTGCTGTTCCGCGGGAAGTCGTCCAGCACCCGGACGTACCGGGGAATCATGAACGACGGCATCCGCCCGTCGAGGAACTCGACCAGCGACGCCGGCTCGAACGCCGGATCGTTCACCAGCACGGCCGCCAGCACCTCGTCGTCCCCCAGACCGGACGGAACCCCGACGGCGACGCACTCGACAACGGCGGGGTGTTCCCCGACGCCGCGCTCGACCTCGAACGAGGAGATGTTCTCGCCGCGGCGGCGCAGCACGTCCTTCCGGCGGTCGAAGAACGTGTACCAGCCCTCAGCGTCCCGGCGGAACATGTCGCCGGTGTGGAACCAGCCGTTGCGCCACGCCTCCATCGATTCGGCAGGCATCCGGTAGTAGCCCAGGTTCAGCGCCCACGGCTCGGCGCTGCGGACGACCAACTCGCCCACCTCCCCATCCGGCACCGGTTCGTCGTGCGCGTCGACCAGCCGGATCTCCGGCCACGGATACGAGGTGCGTTCCCGGCCGGTGGCCTCCCACGGCCCGTGGTCCCAGCCGGACGCGATCGGCGCGCCGACCTCGGTCTGGCCGTAGCAGGTCGCGACCCGGACGCCGAAGCGCTTCTCGAACGCCTCCATCTCCGGGATCATCGGGCCGAGGATGACGTTGCGCAGCGGGTTGTCCGCGTCGTCGGCGCGCGGTGGAGCGCCGTAGATCAGCGCGGTCATCGGCCCGACGAGCGCCGCGGTCCGGCAGTCGGTGCCCCGGACGTCGTCCCAGAACGACGTCGCACTGAATTTGTCGCGGATCACGAACCGCGCGCCGTGGGCGAGCGCGTAGGCGAAGCCGGAGCGACCGGAGTTGTGGAACATCGGCAGCGGGTTGAACAGGCCCTCCCCCGGGCCGATCGTGTCGTCCGGGACCCAGGACCACATCTGGAGCGCCAGCCCCCAGGGAGTGATCACGGCCTTCGACGGACCGGTCGTGCCGGAGGTGAACAGCAAGCTGGCGATGTCCCAGACGTGCGGCCCGTCGAACGTGTGCGCGTCCGCCGCGGCGACTGCCCCCGCGAAGTCGGCTGCCCCGATCAGCCGGGGCTGGCGCGCCGGGGTCACCTCCTCCCCCACCAGGGGCGCGGGGGCCTCGTCCGGCACGCTGTCCACGAGGACGATCGTCCCGAGCCGCGGAAGGACGCCCAGGAGCGGGCGGATCCGCTCGAGGAAGGCCTCGGTCGTGAGCAGGAACTCGGCGTCGGACAGGGACAGCGCGTGCCGCAGAATGTCGCCGACGTACGCGGTGTTCAGCGGCACCTCCACCGCGCGGAGCCAGCCGAGCGCGAGCAGCGTCCGGTGACCGTAGAAGCCCTGCGGCAGCAGCGTCGCGACGTGGCTGCCCGCCTCCACGCCCAGCCCGCGCAGCGCACCGGCCCAGGTCAGGGCGTCCGCGTGCAACTGCGCGTAGGTGAGGCCGCGACCGTCCACGTGCGCCACGGCGACGGCGTCCGGGGTCTGCGCGGCCCAGCGGGCCACCGCGTGCGGCGGGAGTACGGCGCGGTCGAGCATCATCGCTCCTTCGGACGACTGCGGGGTAAGCCCAGGCGGCCGGCGGCGATGATCTCGCGCATGATCTCGCTCGTGCCGCCGTAGATCGTGTCGACCAGGCTGTTGCGGAACGCGAACTCGACCTCGCCCGCCAGCGGTGCGTCCGGGGCGCGCTGGTCGAGTACCGCCTCCGCGCCGAGCAGGTCGAGCAGCGCGGCGTGCTGTCGTTGGGCGGCCTCGCTGGTGAACAGCTTGGCCATCGACCCTTCGACGCCGGGCAGGCCGCCGTCCCTGGTGATCCACTCCGCGCGGGCGGTGAGCAGCCGCGCGACCTCCTCGTCGATGGCCAGCCGCGCGAGCTGTTCGGCGACGCCCGGGTCGTCCACGACACCCGCGTCCCGGGCCCAGGACGCGGCCCGGTCCAGCAGGCCCGGCCGGTGGTTCCCGTTGCGCGTTCCGCGCTCGAACACCATCGCGATCCGGACGACGTCCCAGCCGCCGTCCACCGCACCGACGCGCGCGGAGTCCGGCACCCGGACTCCGGTGTAGAACGTGGCGTTGGTCCGCTGACCGCCGACGGTGTGGACCGGCTGTACCTCCACGCCGGAAGCGTCCAGCGGAACCAGGAAGAACGTCAACCCGCGGTTCTTCGGCTCGGACGTCCGGGTGAGCAGGAAAACGTGGGTGCCCTGGTCGGCGGTGCTGGTGAACATCTTCGCGCCGTCGATCACCCAGTGGTCGCCGTCGGGCACGGCCCGGGTCCGCGCGGCGGCCATGTCGGATCCGGAGCCGGGCTCGGTGTAACCGAGGACGATGATCGCCTCGCCCCGCAGCGCGGCCGGGATCATCGTCCGCTTCTGCTCCTCGGTGCCGGTGCGCAGCAGCGTGTGCAGCACCATCCAGGTCGTGATCCAGCCGTCCTGGGCGAGGCCGTAGTCGTGGATCTCCTCGAACACCGCGTCGGCGAAGCCCCGGTCGACGTCCGAACCGCCGTACTCGGCCGGCCAGCCGGCGGCCAGGAGTCCGTGGGCGGCGAGCAGGCGGTGCAGTTCCGGGTGGTGGTGGGCGCCGCGGAGGCGTTCGTCGTCCACCCACTCGGGTTTCAGGTGCTCGGCCGCCCAGGCCCGGGCCGCCTCGCGGTGCGCGGCGAACGCGTCGTGCGGGGTGAAGTCCATTCAGAACACCTCCCGGGCCAGCGCGCGGTAGAGGTCCCGGGGCGCGCCGAGGGCCAGCGGCCAGGCCTTGGCGCGGCGCAGGTAGAGCTGGATGTCGTACTCGAGCGTGTAGCCGTACCCGCCGTGGAACTGCAGGCAGGCCCGGGTGGTCACGAACGCGACCTCGGCCGCGTGCAGGAACGCCATCGACGCCAGCGCCGCGCCGCGCGGCCGGTCGCCGTCGAGCGCCCAGGCCGCCTCGTGGACGAGCAGTTCGGCCCCTTCGCCCGCGGTCACCGCGTCCGCCAGCCGGTGGGCCACGGTCTGGAACCAGCCGATCGGGACGCCGAACGCGTGCCGTTCGGTCACGTACTCGACGCCGATCCGCAACGCCTCGGCACGCAGTCCGTCCAGCGTGGCGGCGGTGAGCAGCGTCCATTCGGTCACCGCGGCCGCGAACGCCTCCCGGGCCTCCGGGCCCTGCGCGAGCGGCACGCCCCCGGCGAGTGGTACGTCGGCG is drawn from Cryptosporangium aurantiacum and contains these coding sequences:
- a CDS encoding acyl-CoA dehydrogenase family protein → MDFTPHDAFAAHREAARAWAAEHLKPEWVDDERLRGAHHHPELHRLLAAHGLLAAGWPAEYGGSDVDRGFADAVFEEIHDYGLAQDGWITTWMVLHTLLRTGTEEQKRTMIPAALRGEAIIVLGYTEPGSGSDMAAARTRAVPDGDHWVIDGAKMFTSTADQGTHVFLLTRTSEPKNRGLTFFLVPLDASGVEVQPVHTVGGQRTNATFYTGVRVPDSARVGAVDGGWDVVRIAMVFERGTRNGNHRPGLLDRAASWARDAGVVDDPGVAEQLARLAIDEEVARLLTARAEWITRDGGLPGVEGSMAKLFTSEAAQRQHAALLDLLGAEAVLDQRAPDAPLAGEVEFAFRNSLVDTIYGGTSEIMREIIAAGRLGLPRSRPKER
- a CDS encoding AMP-binding protein, yielding MLDRAVLPPHAVARWAAQTPDAVAVAHVDGRGLTYAQLHADALTWAGALRGLGVEAGSHVATLLPQGFYGHRTLLALGWLRAVEVPLNTAYVGDILRHALSLSDAEFLLTTEAFLERIRPLLGVLPRLGTIVLVDSVPDEAPAPLVGEEVTPARQPRLIGAADFAGAVAAADAHTFDGPHVWDIASLLFTSGTTGPSKAVITPWGLALQMWSWVPDDTIGPGEGLFNPLPMFHNSGRSGFAYALAHGARFVIRDKFSATSFWDDVRGTDCRTAALVGPMTALIYGAPPRADDADNPLRNVILGPMIPEMEAFEKRFGVRVATCYGQTEVGAPIASGWDHGPWEATGRERTSYPWPEIRLVDAHDEPVPDGEVGELVVRSAEPWALNLGYYRMPAESMEAWRNGWFHTGDMFRRDAEGWYTFFDRRKDVLRRRGENISSFEVERGVGEHPAVVECVAVGVPSGLGDDEVLAAVLVNDPAFEPASLVEFLDGRMPSFMIPRYVRVLDDFPRNSTTGRVRKDELRALVAEDRGWDRLGG